A window of Litoribacterium kuwaitense genomic DNA:
TGTCCGATGTTCAGAGAATCAATATACCTGATGATCTTTTCGTGTTTTGTCAACATACATTTGTCACCTTTATCGTCAATCGTTGCTTTGTATCCCCCATTATACTGTTCTTTGCGATCGCATTCAATGAGAGGCCGTCTTAAAAACAAAACAGCGAAGCTCCTACCGTGAGAGCATTCGCTGTTTTTCTTTTCCTTTGAGCCGACTCGTTTTCCTCCATTGATCGCGACGACTCTTGTTTTTTCCTGTGCGTATATAGGCGATTAGATTACCGGCGATGGCAATGATCGAGAGGGTCAACCACACCACTGCAAACGCTCTACCCTCCGGCCGGTAAAATTGTTCAACGAGATAAGGATATGTCAGCACCGTTAAAGCAATAACCGTCAATATACAAAATAAATAACGTTCTCTCAAAAATGACGCCTCCATAATAAACTTACTAGTTCACATATATGTTCACAAGCAAAGAAATAGAACGCTCCTGCACAACTGAAAAAGCCGCCTGACACCTCCATGTGTCAGACGGCTTAAGAATATTGATAAAATCTTATCTTTACTTTTTAGCGCCCACTTCGTTACTTCCCAATCAATTACAGCCTGACTTGAAAACGCTTATCAGCCTAAGCACGAAAGCTTAGCGAAGACACGAATTGAACTCCTAGTTCATGAGTGGACGAGCGAGTCGAGTAACGACGAATGAATGCGTTTGTCTACAAGCTGAAGCTTATAAGTTTAGAGAGTCGCCAGCACTCATAACCGTTCCTTCCATGTCTAAACCATTGACAAACGCCTGTGCATCCTGCTCAATCACCGGGAATGTGTTGTAATGAACTGGAACGACATGCTTTGCCTGGAGCCACTTGGCTGCAAGGGTTGCGTCTTCTGGTCCCATCGTAAAGTTATCGCCAATCGGCAGGAATGCCAGGTCAATGTCATGCTGCTCGCCATACATTTTCATATCTGAATACAATGCTGTATCACCGGCATGATAAATGGTTTTGCCTTCAGCCATAACAAGAATTCCACTCGGCATACCTGTGTAGATCATCTGCTGATTTTCTTCATCGGTATAGGCTGAACCATGAAACGCTTGTGTTAATTTGACAGTACCGAAATCAAACGTATGTTTGCCGCCAATGTGCATCGGATGGGTGTTTAACCCTTTAAAGGATAAATAAACTGCAAGTTCATTTGGAGCGACGACAAGTGCATTCGTGCGCCGAGCAATCGCTTCCGTATCACCAACGTGGTCATTATGACCATGGGTTAAAAGAATGACATCTGCTTCCACTTCGGCAGCATTTAAGTCGGTTTGACCATTTCCTGTAATAAACGGATCAATCAGTATCTTTTTCCCATTTGTTTCAATTTGGACGACAGCATGTCCATGAAAAGAGATTTTCATATATCCATCACTCCTCTGTTGATGTTTTTCCCACAATTTCTCTACACTAAGCATTCTTTTTTAATAATATCGCCATGCCTTTTCATAATGATCTAAGAGAATCGGATTGATTAAGCGATTCACCTCGAGCTCCTCTTCTGGCCGACGAGCGTCTTTGCCAAATACCGTTAATGCCTGTAGCATGTCTTCAGTGAGAAAGTCAGTCGCTACACGAAGAGACAACTCATTCACATTCACCTGTTCCCTTGTTGCTAAAATAAATCCCCAATCCCCAAAACTGGGGACATCCACATGCATATTGACCGTATGTAGTCCTGTGCTTTGAATTGTATGGTCGACTGTCCAGTACACCATCGGAGCAAATAAAGGACTTGTCGCTTGAATGGCCGAAGCACCTCCTAAAGCAAGACGGTTTCGCATTAAGGAGTAAAATTCATACGTATACAGCTTATTTAACGACTCATTGTTAGGGTCAGGCAAATCGACAATGATTGCATCAAATGTTGCGGCGCTGTTTTCCAAAAACTCAAAGGCATCTTCATGAACGACCTTTACTTTAGGGCTGGAAAACGCATTTTCGTTAATATCAAGGAGCAGATGGTCGGTTTTTGCCAATTCAACAACGCGCGGATCGAGATCAACAACTGTGACTTCCCTGACATCGTCGTACTTAAGCACTTCGCGCAAGGCTGCCCCATCTCCTCCTCCTAAAATCAAAACCTTGTCACGCCCATTTGCCGCAGACATGACCGGATGCACGAGCGTTTCGTGATAGCGATGCTCGTCGGCAGAGCTTAACTGCAGCTGACCATTTAAATAGAGTCGCGTATCCCCACGGTCCCGCGTCATTACAATACGCTGATAAGCCGTTTCTTCCGAGAAGACAATGGTGTCTTGATACATCTTCTGTTCAAAACGAAAAGCAGTTTCTTCGCCAAATAAAACGCCTAGTAACAGAACAACGAGAAAAAAGATGCCAAACGCCAGATGCCATGCAAAACGTTTTATTTGTGAACGAAATAAGACTAAGATCCATATTGAAATGCCGATATTGACCATCCCGACGAGAAAGGGCGTTTTCACGAGTCCAAATTGCGGCCGCAACAAAAAGCAAATAAGAGCCCGCCTGCCAGTCCGCCTGCATAATCAGAGAATAGAACGCGGGCAGTGCTTCGGTTCAAAGAAACACCGATTTCATTTGCTTTACGTATAAGGACCGGCAGCTCTACACCTGTTAAAGCCCCAATCAGTAAAGTAATTCCATAGAGAACAAAAGCATCGGTGCCTCCAGGGAAAAAAGACGTCACCCCAAACATAACAAAGGCAGAAAAGCCGCCAATTAACCCGACAGCATATTCAATCCAAATGAAGGAAAGGATTAAATGCTTTGTTACCTTCTCACTAATTGCAGCACCTATCCCCATTCCTGTTAAGAACAGTGAAATGGTTAAAGTATACTGAGTGACTCCATCACCGAGGATATATGAACCAAGCGCCCCGAAAAGCACTTCAAAAATAATTCCACAAATCGATACGATGCCCGACGCCCAATAGATCGCGTTCACCTGACGAGCTGGTGTAAGTTTACTTTCATTCAATGAAGACACCGGCGTCAAAACCTATAAAAATAAGTCTGTCTCTGCTGCCTATTACATACATTTTGTCACTTCTAGGTTGACGCGTATTAAATCAGCCCGGCAGACTTTGTACATTTATTTTTACAGAGTTGCGTCATTTGACGAGCCGATCTCCCTCCTTACCCATTTCAATTTCAAAAAACGTTGTGCAGCAACATACACGAACATTTTATCGTTATTTCTTTATAGGTTCTCTTCCACTTATTGTGGGCAATACTCGCATGTCTACAATCTGTTTCATGTTATGTTTTTTATACAACAAAAGAAAAGAAGATGGTTTCTATGACAGAAACCATCTCAGCTTGTTAAAAGCGTTGTGCACGTCACTTTCGCCTCATTTTATGAAGGTTTTCGCAAAAGCCTCCATAAGAAATATGTTATATCAGGATGAGGTAGAGGCACTATCAAGCATCTGCCAAAAACGCTGACTCTGTCACAGGTTTATGTAATCGATGCTCCGATGACAAAGCCAAGACCAATCGATACACTTAATGAAATCATACCTACAGCAACGTTTTTAGCTTTTAACTCTGTTTCAACTGAGAAACGGCGCGTAAATAATTCAAATAAAAGGTACGCCACAAGCTGCAGAGCGACGCCTAATAAGCCCCATAAAAACGTTGCAAGCACAGTATCGTTATGAAAAATCGAGAAAGCTAATACGATACAGATTCCGATAATTTTACCACCAATAGACAGCGCTACCGCGATATTTCCATGTTGAATTTCTTCCCAATCTTTGTACTGACGAGTCATCAACTCAAATAATAAGACACCGATTAATACGACAACTATAGATGCAACAAAATATAAGATCGTTAACCATACTAAGTTCAAAGCGCTGTGCTCTCCCTTCTGTTCCCTTGCAATTATTTACCTACACCTGGCCCTCCACCACGGCTGGAATAGCCTTTAAAAGGCGATGGACCGGACGGACCTCGATATGAGCCACCAGAAGATGTATACCCCCCGTAGCAGTCACCTGCCCTACAACGGTCTCGCTGGACAGTTCCCCAACCGTCAATGCCTAAAAAGCGATTGATAATGGCGAGCGTCATCAATTGATTAAAAAAGCTCGGAGAATAATTATCTCTGACGAAATCGTCTTCTGACACTTCTACTTGTGCCTCACCGTCTTCTTCCGACAAAACGACGAGCTCCTCTCCATAGATCATCAACTTACGTCCGTCAACGACGTCACTTTCTTCTTCGGGCTCACGCCAGTTCTTCAGTTCATCACTGACTTGTTCAATCGATTTCCCATTGACTTGATACACTTTTGAATAATCTGAAGAATCGGCTGAGCTTGTAATGACGTCTTTCAACTCATATGAATCTGTATCTTCAATATAATTACTAACACTCTGATCCCCACATGCTGTCAACAAGAGGAGCATCAGTACGAATGTTGATCCATATAGAAAAGCTCTCATTGTAAGCACCATCCTAAATATCGGGCTGTGTTCACAGCGGAGGCGACGTTTTGTACTCCTTGTGTAACAACATGACCCATTCCCATAAAAATCATCTCTTCCTGTCGAACTCTTATGACCATTCTTAAGTAGCTACATTCAAAAACGTATTAAAGAAGGGGAAGATACTGTTTTCCCCTTCTTATCTAATTGTATTACATCAACGTTTATTTATTCTTTACCGAGCTTTTTCTTTAATGCAGCCAGTTCATCATCAACTTCATTGTTGCCTAAAGCTTCAAATTCGTCATCGAGGCTGCGATTCGATGATCGCAAATCTTCGCTTGTTTCAGCCTCAGCCTCAACTTGCATAACCTTTTCTTCCATACGCTGGAAACCGGCTTTAGACTCATCTGAACCAATGGATGACATGGCATGGTTCATTTTTGTTCTCGTTTGTGCGGATTCAGCACGTGCTTTTAACGTATCTTTCTTTAGCTTCATTTCTTGATATTCTTTTTTCATTTCATCTAAACGAGAGCGCAAGTTATCCGCATCTTGCTTCGCACGTGCATGGGATTCTTTTAGCATCTCAGCTTGCTGCTCTTGGGCTTTTTTATCTTCTAAAGCACGGCGAGCAAGGTCTTCATTGCCAGCCTCTAATGCCTGAACAGCTTGATCCTGTCGCTTATCGACGAGCTGCTGAGCATCTTCATATTTCTTACGAAGCATTTTTTCATTAGCAATCTGCTTCGCAACCGCTGTTTCCGCTTCACGGATATCTTCTTCCATATCTCTCATAAACTGATCAAGCATTTTCACTGGATCTTCGGCTTTGTCTAGTAATGAATTAAGCTCTGAGCTCACGACTGTCTTGACGCGTTTGAAAAATTGAAACATGTAAATTCCTCCTAAATTGATCTTATTTTAACTACCAGCGAGAATTTTCAGCTCAAATTCTTGAATTGGGTAGCCCCGGCTCACTTCAACCTCCTCGCCCCAAACCTCAACGGACAAAAATGTTGATTCATCTTCATCAGCAAAATCGTAATAACTCATTTGCCGGTTAGATATGTTTTGAGAACGACCTGTACCTGAGACATATGCTTTTCCTTTTTCATCTAAATAATACGTCTTCTCTTCGACAGTGACTTCTTTAGGGATCGGCTGATTCAGCGGGAAAGACAGTTTTTCATATATCCCTAACTCCAGCTCATCATCCATTTCCGCCGATAACCAAATCGTTTTATTTAGACTCACGAGCTGGTAGGCATACCACTTGTAACCTGAGTCATTGTACGTAATCGTACCGACAACCTCATAATCTTCCAAATCATACGTCACAATGTCACCTGATTTCAGATTATAGACGTTGCGCTCTTTCACTTCAGATGAGGATGTGTTCTCACCTTTGAACGCGTTGATAATCCGCTTCAACAATCCCATTGCTCCACCTCTTCATCGCTTTGTTCAGCGCTCTATGCTCTATACCGTTCTCAATTACTTTTACGGATGGTTCCTAAAAAGTTTCAAAAAAATGATTCTTTTTTTATGATACTATGACAGTAAGGCTTTTTTCAATGACAGAGCCACATTTAGCGTATTATTTAATTAAACGAGGAGTGAAAACATGCGACTGGAACGTCTTCGACACACGTGTCAGAAAGAGTTGTTTACTGCAGCCTTTATTACAGAACCCTCTAGTCTATTTTATGTGACAGGCTTTAAAACCGACCCGCACGAACGTGTTGTTGCCCTTTATGTCCCTGGCATGGAAGAGGCCAAAGCCATTCTTTTACTACCCCATATGGAAATTGAGCAAGCGCGTTCAGATGGATGGGAAGGTGAAGTCCTAGGCTATAATGACACACAAGACCCTTGGCAACTACTTGCTAGTCATATCCATTTAGCTAGCGAATCAACCATAGCGATTGAAAAGCACCATATGACGGTTGAGAGGTTGGAAGCCATTCAAGAGACATTTAAGCCAAAGTATGTGGAAGCGATCGAACCACATATAAGACAAATGCGTTTACAGAAATCTCAAGACGAAATCGACATTATGAAGGAAGCCGCTCACTTGGCAGATGTCGGCATCTCACTCGGAAAAGGTGCACTTCAAGAAGGGATTACAGAAGCGGAAGTCAAGCAGATCATCGAGCAAGGGCTTGCTCAAAGAGGCGTACGTGAAATGTCCTTTACGACGACGGTTTTATTCGGCGAACACTCCGCTCAGCCACACGGTGTCAGCGGCGAGCGTACATTGCGAGCGGGCGATATCGTCCTCTTTGATCTCGGTGTTGTACATAAAGGCTATACGTCTGATATTACGCGGAGCTTCTTCTTCAGAAAAGCGAGTGAACAACAAAGAGCGATGTACGACGCTGTTCTTGAAGCAAACGAAGAAGCCATTGCCGCCATTTCTGTCGGAAAACCGATGCTTACTGCCGAAAAAGCGGCGCGAGCGAGCTTATACGAACGAGGGTTTAATGATTATTTTACCCACCGAATCGGACACGGACTCGGCATCGACGTCCATGAATATCCGTCACTGCATGCGGAAAATGAGCTGCCTTTTACAGCTGGCATGACGTTTACAATTGAGCCCGGCGTCTATATCCCGGAAATCGGAGGCATTCGTATTGAGGATGAAGTGTATTTGACCGAAGATGGGGTTGAACTGTTAACAAAAAGCGCAAAAAATTTAGAGATTATTTAATCGCTTTACACCATAAAAAAGCGGAAGAACCTAGAGAGGGTGTTCTTCCGCTTGTTATGGATATGCTTATATTTTGCAAATCGTCACGAATGACGGAGTTGTTGAATCACCTTTGCACGATCTTTTTTAGAAAAAATGGCTGAACCGGCAACAAATACATTTGCGCCTGCTTCCTCTGCTTTTCCAATCGTACTTTCGTCGATCCCACCATCAACTTCAATCTCAACTGGATGAGCGACTCGGTCCGCTAGATTTCTTGCCTCTTCAATTTTCCTTAACGTCGCATTGATAAATGATTGCCCACCGAACCCAGGGTTAACGGTCATAATTAAGATAAGATCTACTTGCTCAATGATAGGTTCAATGAGTGACACAGGCGTTCCTGGATTTAAAGCGATCCCAGCACGACAGCCTTCATTTTTAATTTGCTGCAAGCACGAATGAACATGCTTTGTCGCCTCCTGATGAACCGTCACGATGGAAGCACCTGCGTTAATAAAAGATGAAATGTAGCGTTCTGGTTGTTCCACCATTAAATGGACATCCACTGGAATCGTCGTCTTCGGCGCGATCGACTGCAGCACTGGCAGCCCAAAAGAAATATTGGGTACAAACATTCCGTCCATCACGTCAAAGTGGATATAATCGGCACCCGCGTCTTCAACCTCTTTAATATCTTCGTAAAGGCACCCGAAATCCGCAGATAAAATAGAAGGAGCAATTTTTCGCATAAAACAGTTAATACCTCACTTTACGTTCCTTTATTTCTTGAAAAAACTGTTCGTAATGCTCATACCTAAATGATGCGATATCGCTGATTCAACAGCTTGTTTTACAGCGCATTTGGGCTCCTTTAAATGTGTACAACCGCGAAACTTACAGTTGGGAGCGTAAGCCTGAAAATCTCTAAAATACTTATGCAATTCATGAGCTGAGTCCACCGCGTCAAAATCAAGGGAGCTGAACCCTGGCGTATCAGCAATCCATCCATCCTCAATATTTAACAACTCGACATGCCTAGTCGTATGCTTTCCCCGGCCAAGTGACGCTGAGATTTCCTCTGTCTTTAAATCAAGCCCTGGGGAAAGTGCATTTAAGAGGGAGGATTTCCCTACACCAGATTGCCCTGCAATGACACTGACTTTTTGTCTAAGCCATGGTCTCAGCTGCTCAAGACCTGTATTGGTTTCGGAAGATGTCCATAGCACGTCATAACCCATTTTCTTATAAACGTCCGCCTCTTCTTGAATAGTCCCCAGATTTTTTTCGGCAAGGTCCATTTTACTGATACAGATCAATGGTTCAATATCATATGCCTCCAAAACGACAAGAAAACGATCGAGCAGTGTTGTTTGAAAATCCGGCTCTCGTGCTGAAAATACGAGCAAGGCCATATCGACATTAGCAACAGGCGGACGTACGAGTGCATTTTTTCGTGATTGTATTTCATAAATCATTTCATCTTCCACAGAAAACATCACTCGATCGCCCACAAGCGGAGAGGTCCCCGTTTTTCGAAACAGGCCTCGCGCTTTACATTGAACATAGCCACCCTCATACTGGACACCGTAAAAACCGCTCAATGCCTTGATAATTTTTCCCTCAATTGTCATGCATACCTCCTAATTATTTTTCAATTCTTCATAAGTTATCGTTCCGTTTTCGACGACTTCATCATCAAGCGTTACTCGATATTCCGCACTTTCTTTATACCCAAGCGTTACATCAAAGGGAATATCGGTCGTCTCAGTGATCGCTTGTTCGAGAATCGCTTCATTTAGCTGATGTTCCATATCATTTACATACACACGAACAATCGCTTCTTTAGGCTGTTCTTCGCGTTGATTTCCGTTACCAGGTCGATCTCCAAACGGAGGTCCTGGTTCTTCAGGTCGATCTTCAAAGGTGTTTACTTCCGGCTCGTATTCGACTCTTACAGTTTTCGTACCTGTAACTGGCGGTGGCCCTTTTGACAAGACGACAGCTACTGGATCGCCCTCTTCCATCGTCGTACCTTCAGGTGGGCTTTGACTAAGCACTTCTCCCGCAGCCACTTCTTCTGAATATTCTGCTTCCCGATGAACATCTAGCTTCAATCCATGTTCAGATGCGTAGTTTTGAACTTCTTCTTTCGTCTTGCCTATCAGGCTTTCTAAAAAGAGCTGTGGTCCGCGGCTGACTTCAAGGGTCACTGTTGTGTCTTCAGGAACAACTTGTGAGCCTGCTTCGGGATATTGTTCGACGACGATCCCTTTAGGTTCGTCCGATTCAATTTCATACATTTTTACGTTGTAACCTTTTAACTCAAGCTCTCGTTGCGCTTCGCTTCCCGTCTTTTCAATGTAATCACTTAAGACGGAAGCTTCTTTACCGAGACTGACTTCAATTGTCACGGTCGAGCCTTCCTTTGCCGTTTCCCCACCGTTCGGGATACTGCGAATGACAAGCCCTTCCTCGACTTCATCGTGATGAGCCTCATCTACTTTTACATTGAATTTTTTCTCCTGCAAAGCGAGCTGTGCATCGATGCGCGGCATCTCATCAACATCTGGGACTGCAACATCCTCAGGAAACATAAGCGTCGGCAAGAAAGTCGCTGCTGCAACAGCCGCGGTACCGATCCCTAGTACGAGAACAAGTGTCCAAAGAAGCACCTTAGGCCACCGTTTCCTTTGTGGAGCTGCCTCTTCTGCTTGCGGAGGTTCTTTATCGCGCTCAGGGCTAGGAACGCTCGTGTTTCGATTGTGCGTTATGTCTGCTGAAGCGTTATTCACTAAATGGCTCGAAATCACAGGCACTGCTTTTGTTTTTTCGTCATCCGTATCAGGTGGAACGAATTTCAGTTCGTCTTTTCGAGCTTCGTCAAGAACGGTTGTTAAATCTTCGTGCATCGCATCGACAGTGTCGTACCGATGAAGCGGGTCTTTCGCACAAGCTTTTAAGATGACGTTTTCGACACTCTGTGGTAAATGTGGTACCCATTGGTGCAGTGAAGGTATTTCATTTTGCAGGTGTTTTAATGCAACCCCTACGGGCGATTCACCCGAGAAAGGCGCTTGGCCACGCAACATTTCATACATGACAACACCAAGAGAATAGATGTCCGATTTTTTTGTGGACATGCTCCCGCGTGCTTGTTCAGGTGATAAATAGTGAACGGAGCCTAGAAGTGAATTCGTTTGCGTAATGGTTGTCGAGCTGATGGCAACTGCAATGCCAAAATCGGTAACTTTCACGTCGTTATATTCATCAATCAAAATATTATGAGGCTTAATGTCACGATGAATGATATGGTTATCGTGCGCATGACTAATAGCTGAGGTTAATTGTTCCATGATTTGCACAGTTAATCTCTGTGATAAAGATCCGTGTTTTTGAATAAATTGCTTTAACGTTTGCCCGCTCACATATTCCATGACGATGTAATACGTATCATCTTGCTCTCCGACATCATAAATATCGACAATATTTGGATGTGACAAACTGGTTGCCGACCGTGCTTCCCGGCGAAAACGGGAGATGAACTCTTCGTCCTTCGAAAATTCTGGCTTCAACACTTTAACCGCTACTTCTCGATCGAGAATCATATCTTTGGCTAAATAGACATTGGCCATGCCTCCACCACCGATATAGTCGAGGATTTGATAGCGGCCATCCAAATGTGACCCGATCATCCTTCTCTTCTCCTACCTTCTTCAGGCATTTCATGATAGATGAGAGCAGCTGAGATGTTATCTTCTCCACCAAGGGATTTTGCTGTCGTAACCATTTGATCCGCTTTTTCGTCAAGAGAGAGTTCGCTATCCAGAACTTGGATGAGCTCTTCTTCAGACAGCTTGTTCGTTAAGCCGTCAGAACAAAGTAAAACGTATTCACCATAATCCCATTCAAATGATTGGATATCAACATCAGCCCTTTCATTCGTACCTAATGCTCGTAACAAAACATTTTTTCTCGGATGATGCTCAGCTGCTTCTCTAGAGAGTTCACCAGAACGGACGAGTTCATTGACGAGCGAATGGTCTTGCGTCACCTGCCGAAAAAAAGAGGCACGCTTTACATACCCACGACTGTCGCCAATATGCGCAATCGTGACGAATTGAGGTGTACAAATCGCGGATACAAGTGTCGTTCCCATTCCTCTGCATTCTTCATGCTCCAAAGAATATGAATACATCTTCGCGTTGACATCTTCCACTTTTTCACGAAACCATTGTTCGGCTTCTGTCGGACTGCTAAGCGTTAATTGACTGTCCCAATGCTTTACTAGCTCCGATACCGCCATTGTACTCGCAACGTCCCCAGCACGATGCCCTCCCATACCATCAGCTACGATCGCAAGGCATTGGCCGTTTGTGCACTTTACAGTGACGCTGTCTTCGTTATGCTCACGTACATTGCCGGTATCTGTTCGATAGACCGTCTTCATGGGTGGCTTCACCTCGTCTCTTCTTTCCGTTCCTTTGCCCGCAGTTGACCGCAAGCTGCGTCAATGTCGTGACCTTGCTCGCGTCGTACAGTTGCGTTAACTCCCTGTTTGCGAAGGGTATGCACGAATTTTTGAATCTGCTTTTGCGGTGTTCTCACATAATCTCTTTCCGGCACATAATTCACAGGAATTAAATTGACATGGCATTTAATCGGCTTAATTAACTTCGCCAGCTTGAGAGCATGCTCCTCCTGATCATTGACGCCACCAAACAATCCGTATTCAAATGTGATGCGACGACCCGTTTTTTCTGTATAATACTTCACCGATTCCATGAGCGGCTCTAGCTTATAAGCACGAGCAATCGGCATAAGCTGTTCACGCATCTCCTGCGTTGGAGCGTGCAAGGATAACGCAAAATTAATTTGCAGCCCTTCATCGGCGAAATCGTACATCTTAGGTACAATTCCGCTCGTCGATACGGTAATGTGACGGGCACCGATGTTTAATGATTTTTCATGGTTAATGATTCTTAAGAAACTCATCAATTCGTCGTAATTGTCAAAGGGCTCTCCAATTCCCATCACGACGACGTGGCCAAGACGGGCATCGATATCATCAAGTACTTGTTGGACTTTTACGACCTGAGCAACGATCTCCCCGGCCTCCAAATGCCTTTTTAAGCCGCCTAAAGTAGATGCGCAAAACGTGCAACCGATTCGACAGCCAACTTGTGTTGTGACGCAAACTGAATAGCCATAGTCGTGCTTCATCAAAACAGTCTCAATCGAAAAGCCATCCGTCAGCTCAAATAGAAATTTCATCGTCCCATCCTCAGCCTTTTGCTGAACGATTGTCTTTAACGTCGTTAGATCAAACGATTCTTCTAAGCGCTCACGCAGTGCTTTCGGAAGGTTCGTCATGTCGTCGAATGAAAACACTCGCTTCTCATAAAGCCAGCTATAAATCTGCTCGGCACGAAAGGCAGGCTGTCCTTCCTCCTTAAGCCACCCTTCAAGCTCGTGTAGTTCTAAGCTATAAATGGATGGCAGCTCGTCGATCGGTTTATGGTAAGGACGGGCCTTCGTTTGTTTCGATAGTAAACTCATGTTACGATCCCTTCTTTCGTAAAGCGGTTAGGTAAAAACCATCGGTTCCTGCGAGATGAGGCAGCAATTGGATGTCGCCTTCATGTGTCCAAGCCTCTTCTGGCAGGGCTGCTGGCATACGACTTTTGAATGTGTCATCCCTGAGAAATTCAGGATGTGTTTGTAAAAAGCGGGTGACGACGTCCTGATTTTCCTCGGGTTCAATTGTACAGGTTGAATAGACGATCGTTCCTCCTGGAGCAAGCAATGGCGCGACCGCGGATAAAATATCTAATTGCACACGAGCAAGCGCTTGACTGTCGGCGCGCGATTTACTCCATTTAATTTCTGGCTTACGGCGGATGACACCGAATCCTGTACAGGGGGCGTCAACTAAAATTCGCTGGAAGCTTTCTGGGGCAAAAAGTTTTTCTGCTTGACGCGCATCACATTCGCGGGCATGAATAGAAGTCAATTGTAACCGCTTCGCCTGCTGGTCGATGAGGCGGACTTTATGACGATGCAAATCAAGGGCATGGATTGTCCCTTCGTCTTGCATCCGTTCAGCAATATGGGTTGTCTTCCCGCCAGGGGCTGCACACGCATCGAGTACAGTCAAACCACGATCTAAGTTCAACG
This region includes:
- a CDS encoding Stp1/IreP family PP2C-type Ser/Thr phosphatase; the protein is MKTVYRTDTGNVREHNEDSVTVKCTNGQCLAIVADGMGGHRAGDVASTMAVSELVKHWDSQLTLSSPTEAEQWFREKVEDVNAKMYSYSLEHEECRGMGTTLVSAICTPQFVTIAHIGDSRGYVKRASFFRQVTQDHSLVNELVRSGELSREAAEHHPRKNVLLRALGTNERADVDIQSFEWDYGEYVLLCSDGLTNKLSEEELIQVLDSELSLDEKADQMVTTAKSLGGEDNISAALIYHEMPEEGRRREG
- the rlmN gene encoding 23S rRNA (adenine(2503)-C(2))-methyltransferase RlmN: MSLLSKQTKARPYHKPIDELPSIYSLELHELEGWLKEEGQPAFRAEQIYSWLYEKRVFSFDDMTNLPKALRERLEESFDLTTLKTIVQQKAEDGTMKFLFELTDGFSIETVLMKHDYGYSVCVTTQVGCRIGCTFCASTLGGLKRHLEAGEIVAQVVKVQQVLDDIDARLGHVVVMGIGEPFDNYDELMSFLRIINHEKSLNIGARHITVSTSGIVPKMYDFADEGLQINFALSLHAPTQEMREQLMPIARAYKLEPLMESVKYYTEKTGRRITFEYGLFGGVNDQEEHALKLAKLIKPIKCHVNLIPVNYVPERDYVRTPQKQIQKFVHTLRKQGVNATVRREQGHDIDAACGQLRAKERKEETR